The sequence TACCTAAAAAGTGAAGTACCTCGCGCTGCTGGTGAAATGTAAAGTTAAAAGATTTGACCCCCATCTCACGGGGAAAGCAGAATCAGATCTCGACTATTGACCAACGAGGAGCGTCTTGTTGGGCATGGTTATGTGATCAGCAAAACGCCGAGTTTATTAAGAACCTCGGACAATGTGGCCTCCGGGAGCTTACAGCAATACTGCGTATTCCTGGCCTGCCAATCAAGGCTCTTAACTTGATCGGATAAAATGACGCCGGAAGCTTTCAGCCCAGGAGGGATGCGCACTTCGAACGGATAACCTTTGATTTGAGTGGTAAT is a genomic window of Candidatus Auribacterota bacterium containing:
- a CDS encoding type II toxin-antitoxin system PemK/MazF family toxin, translating into ITTQIKGYPFEVRIPPGLKASGVILSDQVKSLDWQARNTQYCCKLPEATLSEVLNKLGVLLIT